In Pseudoxanthomonas sp. SE1, the genomic stretch GCTCGCTCAGCAGCGCAGGTGTATTCACGGCCAACCCCGCGATGGAACAGGCGTTCTTCGACTGGCTGGCCAAGAACCCGCAGCTGGGCCGTTTTGCTGGTACGTACGCACCGCAGAACTCGGGTCGTGCGTCCTGGGTCAACACCTTCGACGTGCGTATCTCGCAGGAGCTTCCCGGTTTCTTCAAGGGCCACAAGTCGGAGATCTGGCTTGACATCCAGAACGTCGGCAACCTGCTGAACAAGGATTGGGGCCACATCTACGACTACGGCTTCTTCGCCAATCAGCGCGTGGCATCGGTTTCGGGGATGTACCAGGGCAAGTACGTGTACAACTTCACCTCGCCGGATTCGCCCTCGGTCGCCAACGGCGATGCCGACGGCTTCAATACCGGTGTGTCCCAGTGGTCGCTGCAGTTGGGCTTCCGCTACAAGTTCTGATCCATCTGCATGTCGATACTGGAAACGGCCGGGGAAACCCGGCCGTTTTCTTTTGGACGGGCTCCTCAGGCCCCGGGGACTGCGCTAAAGTCCCGCCTCTGACGAACGAAGACAGGAAACTCCCATGAGTGAAACGGCATCGAGGGCGTTGCCGGTGCAGGACGCGCGGATCTACCCGCGCGGTGGCCTGGACGTGCTTTCCCGCGCCGAAGTGGCGCGCCTGCGTGACGCTTCCTCCGGCGGCATGCACGAACTGCTGCGCCGCTGCGCGCTGGCGGTGCTGACCAGCGGCAGTGCATCCGACGATCCGCGCGCCGCGCGTGATCTGTATCCGGATTTCGACATCCAGGTACTGCAGCAGGATCGCGGCGTGCGCATCGACTTGATCAACGCGCCTTCGATGGCCTTCGTCGATGGCGAAATCATCCGCGGCGTGGCCGAACTGCTGTTCGCGGTGGTGCGCGACCTGGCGTACACCGCCATCGAGCTGGGCCCGGAGTACGCGACCGATCTGGAGTCTTCCGCGGGCATCACCAACGCGGTATTCGGCCTGCTTCGCAACGCGCGGATCCTGAAGCCGAGCGACCCCAACCTGGTGGTCTGCTGGGGCGGTCATTCGATCTCGCGCGACGAATACCTCTACACCAAGCAGGTCGGCTACGAGCTGGGCCTGCGCGGGCTGGACATCTGTACCGGCTGCGGGCCCGGCGCGATGAAGGGGCCGATGAAGGGCGCGACGATCGCGCATGCCAAACAGCGCCGCGCCAAGACCCGTTACATCGGCGTGACCGAACCAGGCATCATCGCCGCCGAATCGCCGAACCCGATCGTCAACCACCTGGTCATCATGCCGGACATCGAGAAGCGCCTGGAGGCGTTCGTCCGCATCGGCCACGGCATCATCGTATTCCCCGGCGGCGTGGGGACGGCAGAGGAAATCCTCTATCTGCTGGGCATCCTGCTGCACCCTGAGAACGCCGACCTGCCGTTCCCGCTCATCCTGACCGGGCCGACCATCGCGGCGCCCTATTTCGAGCAGATCGACACGTTCATCCGCATGACGCTGGGCGATGCGGCGGCCGAGCGCTACGAGATCATCATCGGCGACCCCGTGTCCGTCGCGAAGAAGATGATCGCGGGCGTCCGCCGCGTGCGCGAGTACCGCATCGAGCACAAGGATTCGTTCTTCTTCAACTGGGCCATCCAGATCCCCGAGGACTACCAGCAGCCGTTCGTCCCGTCGCATGAAGCGATGGCAGCGCTGCAACTGCGGCCGGGACGCGCGGTGCACGACCTGGCCGCCGACCTGCGTCGCGCCTTCTCCGGCATCGTGGCCGGCAACGTGAAGGAAGATGGCATGCGCCGGATCG encodes the following:
- the ppnN gene encoding nucleotide 5'-monophosphate nucleosidase PpnN → MSETASRALPVQDARIYPRGGLDVLSRAEVARLRDASSGGMHELLRRCALAVLTSGSASDDPRAARDLYPDFDIQVLQQDRGVRIDLINAPSMAFVDGEIIRGVAELLFAVVRDLAYTAIELGPEYATDLESSAGITNAVFGLLRNARILKPSDPNLVVCWGGHSISRDEYLYTKQVGYELGLRGLDICTGCGPGAMKGPMKGATIAHAKQRRAKTRYIGVTEPGIIAAESPNPIVNHLVIMPDIEKRLEAFVRIGHGIIVFPGGVGTAEEILYLLGILLHPENADLPFPLILTGPTIAAPYFEQIDTFIRMTLGDAAAERYEIIIGDPVSVAKKMIAGVRRVREYRIEHKDSFFFNWAIQIPEDYQQPFVPSHEAMAALQLRPGRAVHDLAADLRRAFSGIVAGNVKEDGMRRIEEFGPFEIHGDAAMMQALDALLRAFVEQRRMKIAGEYKPCYRVVT